From the genome of Desulfovibrio gilichinskyi, one region includes:
- a CDS encoding HlyD family secretion protein — MKINLLSKKVTWMVVIVIALLPLPSIANYMQRFVVRNGIVTAFRYEVHAPIDGVVENLSVRPGSVPGVKPVLLLGNRRMTGQHEALEQELTSLEQSLKQSIEIRVEYLDRISRDLDQSLGILRARLIGEKAAQEESEHRRDRTLKLVKSSVATKEDADRVESEYRKDEAKVKTTQLEIIQLKERRQMLDKGMIPQDLSDGVLQVQSRINILQQSILACKRRMSETETGIIDNSVPSKDSKQNINNRSARASVMIPDTSVIWEVDVQNGMEVSKGDRILSYIDRSRLMVEVSVDDAVLELLKPGHPVKIRLFGKTNFIEGKVSRIMGSAGIWHSSLLAASIKQRAVRDGRVLVQIEDKELYNDVEKFCGVGRTAYAEFEGIGLLEQYFGVFLR, encoded by the coding sequence ATGAAGATCAATTTACTTAGTAAAAAGGTTACATGGATGGTTGTGATCGTTATCGCTCTACTTCCATTGCCTTCTATTGCTAATTATATGCAACGGTTTGTCGTTCGCAATGGAATCGTCACTGCATTTCGGTATGAAGTTCATGCTCCCATTGACGGAGTCGTTGAAAATTTATCGGTCAGACCGGGGTCTGTTCCGGGAGTTAAGCCTGTTCTGCTGCTGGGCAACAGGCGAATGACAGGGCAACATGAAGCTTTGGAGCAAGAACTTACTTCTCTTGAGCAAAGCCTTAAACAAAGCATAGAGATTCGCGTAGAATATTTGGATAGAATCTCAAGGGATCTTGATCAGAGCCTTGGCATATTACGGGCCCGTTTGATTGGAGAAAAAGCCGCGCAGGAAGAATCTGAACATCGTCGTGACAGGACACTGAAACTTGTCAAATCATCTGTTGCAACTAAGGAAGATGCAGACAGGGTTGAATCTGAATATCGAAAAGATGAAGCAAAGGTAAAAACTACTCAACTGGAAATAATACAACTTAAGGAGCGTCGGCAGATGCTTGATAAGGGGATGATTCCACAAGATTTGTCTGATGGAGTACTTCAGGTTCAGAGTAGAATTAATATATTGCAACAGTCTATTCTTGCATGCAAAAGGCGGATGAGTGAAACCGAGACCGGCATTATCGATAATTCAGTTCCTTCTAAAGATTCTAAGCAGAATATAAACAATCGATCTGCCAGAGCCTCTGTTATGATACCTGACACATCCGTTATATGGGAAGTGGATGTGCAAAATGGTATGGAGGTCTCCAAAGGAGACCGGATTTTGTCTTATATTGATCGCAGCAGACTTATGGTTGAAGTTTCGGTTGATGATGCTGTTTTGGAGCTTCTTAAACCGGGGCATCCTGTTAAAATACGTTTGTTCGGTAAAACAAATTTTATTGAAGGAAAGGTCAGCAGGATAATGGGTTCAGCTGGGATTTGGCATTCCAGTTTGCTGGCTGCAAGCATCAAGCAGAGGGCTGTCCGTGACGGTCGTGTTCTTGTTCAGATTGAAGATAAAGAGCTTTATAATGATGTTGAGAAATTTTGCGGTGTCGGGCGTACCGCTTATGCTGAGTTTGAGGGAATAGGACTTCTGGAACAGTATTTCGGAGTATTTCTGCGATGA
- a CDS encoding cation diffusion facilitator family transporter — protein sequence MSRKVYTLSQQQLDKESAVFWAIILDTTILTFLTIVGTLSGSMTALSEIVRFALLLSIEYISYVVLRRAHRGKFSEFEFGIGKIERITNLVVAFGLLLSSMYIFSKVISMTESAPISTNNLMLTIVGADLNLLVNYYFSIMFIRSNQTESSVIISSQISARIAKTVASFVVLGVLMLTLWIPDPKMARMVDLCGSLFLTVYMVIIAYGLIKESLPEILDRTIPEPDHYQILRILAENFDQYDGFSGYKARRAGKDLFILLKLCFFSTQTLEQIEARLQPVRKAFEAEMPGSSITIETEMMCKK from the coding sequence ATGAGCCGCAAAGTCTACACACTGTCTCAGCAACAGCTGGATAAAGAAAGTGCTGTATTCTGGGCAATTATTCTGGATACGACAATTCTGACTTTTTTAACGATTGTCGGAACTCTCTCCGGATCAATGACAGCATTATCGGAGATTGTACGGTTCGCATTGCTGCTCTCAATAGAATATATTTCTTATGTAGTGCTGAGGCGGGCCCACAGAGGTAAATTCAGTGAATTTGAATTCGGAATAGGTAAGATAGAACGGATTACTAATTTAGTAGTTGCTTTCGGGTTGCTACTGAGCAGTATGTATATTTTTTCAAAAGTAATCTCAATGACTGAAAGTGCTCCTATATCCACAAATAATCTGATGCTTACAATTGTCGGAGCAGATCTTAACCTTCTGGTTAATTACTATTTTTCTATCATGTTCATCCGCTCCAATCAGACTGAAAGTTCGGTCATCATTTCATCTCAAATTTCTGCGCGTATTGCCAAAACAGTTGCCTCATTTGTTGTTTTAGGTGTTTTGATGCTCACACTGTGGATTCCTGATCCTAAGATGGCTAGAATGGTTGATTTGTGCGGATCATTATTTCTGACAGTGTATATGGTAATCATCGCCTACGGCCTGATCAAAGAAAGTCTTCCTGAAATTCTTGACCGCACTATTCCGGAGCCTGATCATTATCAAATACTCAGAATACTAGCTGAAAATTTTGATCAGTATGACGGCTTTTCCGGATACAAAGCCCGCAGAGCAGGTAAGGATTTATTTATACTTTTAAAATTGTGCTTTTTCTCAACACAGACCCTTGAGCAGATCGAGGCTCGTCTTCAGCCGGTACGAAAAGCTTTTGAAGCTGAAATGCCCGGATCAAGTATCACCATAGAAACTGAAATGATGTGTAAAAAGTAA
- a CDS encoding MlaA family lipoprotein, which translates to MTTRIKLLLLTVVLALLPACATIQKDDPMMTLPPTRFMTPVSHSPTSANIAREEADLGFLDVYDPWGPMNRNIYAFNAIFDRIIFLPATDLYTTVLPTPVRKGVSNTINNMNELNAILNSSLQGRGEKALRSCYRVIINSTFGILGIFDVATGWGIERVVTSTADTLGVWGIGDGPYVVLPLFGPSNVRDSVGLAADSALLWVETVQLYNLLQIKDGRTLIGAVDTTIRGLNLRANTPFKYYQTGSPFEYDLIRFLYSTKRKLDIEKD; encoded by the coding sequence ATGACTACCCGCATAAAATTGCTATTATTGACCGTGGTTCTCGCGCTTCTCCCTGCCTGCGCGACTATTCAAAAAGACGATCCTATGATGACACTGCCGCCGACACGCTTTATGACACCAGTGTCACACTCTCCTACATCTGCAAACATAGCGCGCGAAGAGGCCGATCTGGGTTTCCTTGATGTTTACGATCCATGGGGGCCGATGAACCGCAATATATACGCGTTCAATGCCATATTTGACAGAATCATTTTCCTTCCTGCCACAGATTTATATACCACGGTTTTGCCTACCCCTGTTCGCAAGGGAGTCAGCAACACCATTAATAATATGAATGAACTTAATGCTATTCTGAACAGTTCCCTGCAAGGGCGAGGCGAAAAAGCTTTAAGGTCCTGCTACAGAGTGATTATAAATTCAACATTCGGTATTTTAGGAATATTTGATGTGGCTACCGGCTGGGGAATTGAAAGAGTTGTGACAAGTACAGCTGACACACTTGGAGTATGGGGAATCGGCGACGGACCGTATGTAGTTCTGCCGTTGTTCGGACCTTCCAATGTGCGTGACTCCGTAGGGCTTGCTGCAGACTCTGCTCTACTCTGGGTGGAAACGGTGCAACTCTACAATCTGCTCCAAATAAAAGACGGAAGAACTCTTATCGGGGCTGTTGATACTACCATACGCGGACTGAACTTACGAGCCAACACTCCTTTCAAGTACTATCAGACAGGTTCACCATTCGAATATGACCTTATACGCTTCCTCTATTCCACCAAGCGTAAGCTGGATATTGAAAAGGACTGA
- a CDS encoding alpha/beta hydrolase fold domain-containing protein → MIILKHSIEKKSIAAYFLIFLSVLFFYSTAFASSSNSTTEFPIVDPYKATIFGTPPDLMQTFSEPAETKKCQIEIEDRRIPGIFWYSKEFNYTTAMQKEKAPLLFIIAGTGSEHNSTKMKFLVQLFYAAGFHVVALSSPTHMNFVVSASRYAAPGYVPNDVEDLYRVMKWIKTELEDEYEINGYEITGYSLGAMHSAFIAHLDETRKDFSFKKVLMINPPVNLYNSALRFDSWLTPENLGGKEPRQVIDELIHSFSEMYLNTDVTDFDDNFLYALSNHNNFSKMDLKAVIAASFRLSSANMIFTSDVCINAGYIVPVSKTLSTGDDLLPYTKIAAAITFERYVDEYLLPYQQFITPGITKEELIRRCSLESIEEYLKTSNKIFVLGNLDDVILDKSEVGFLQKTFGSRAVFFAHGGHCGNIMFKPFAAKAQEMLKL, encoded by the coding sequence ATGATAATTTTAAAACATAGTATAGAAAAAAAAAGCATCGCCGCTTATTTTTTAATATTTTTATCTGTGCTGTTTTTTTACAGCACAGCTTTTGCTTCCAGCTCAAACTCTACGACAGAGTTCCCTATAGTTGATCCATACAAGGCTACCATCTTTGGAACTCCTCCAGATCTTATGCAGACTTTTTCTGAACCTGCCGAAACTAAAAAATGCCAAATAGAAATAGAAGACCGTAGAATCCCGGGGATTTTTTGGTATAGTAAAGAATTTAATTACACTACAGCTATGCAGAAAGAAAAAGCTCCGCTTCTATTTATAATAGCCGGAACCGGATCAGAGCATAACTCCACGAAAATGAAATTTTTAGTTCAGCTTTTTTACGCGGCCGGATTTCATGTTGTTGCGCTTTCATCTCCAACTCATATGAATTTTGTAGTCAGCGCATCAAGATACGCTGCGCCGGGTTATGTTCCAAACGATGTTGAAGATTTATACCGCGTTATGAAATGGATCAAAACCGAACTTGAAGATGAATACGAAATAAACGGTTACGAAATCACAGGTTACAGTCTAGGAGCTATGCACTCAGCTTTTATTGCTCACCTTGATGAAACTCGTAAAGATTTCTCTTTCAAAAAAGTACTTATGATCAATCCGCCTGTAAATCTTTATAACTCTGCGCTGCGTTTTGATTCATGGCTGACCCCTGAAAATCTCGGCGGCAAAGAACCGCGCCAGGTTATTGATGAATTGATTCATTCTTTTTCAGAAATGTATCTGAATACAGATGTAACAGACTTTGATGATAACTTTCTTTATGCGTTATCTAATCATAACAACTTTTCAAAAATGGATCTCAAAGCCGTTATTGCCGCATCCTTCAGACTTAGTTCTGCAAATATGATTTTCACCTCTGATGTGTGCATCAATGCCGGGTATATTGTCCCTGTAAGCAAAACCCTGTCCACCGGAGACGACCTGCTGCCTTACACAAAAATCGCCGCGGCAATCACTTTTGAAAGATACGTAGATGAATATTTGCTGCCGTATCAGCAATTTATTACGCCCGGCATAACAAAAGAAGAACTCATCCGTCGCTGCAGTCTGGAGAGCATTGAAGAGTATCTTAAAACTTCAAATAAAATTTTTGTACTGGGAAATCTGGACGATGTTATTCTGGATAAAAGTGAAGTCGGTTTTCTGCAAAAAACATTCGGCAGCAGAGCTGTATTTTTCGCTCACGGCGGGCATTGCGGGAACATCATGTTCAAGCCTTTTGCGGCTAAGGCGCAGGAGATGTTGAAATTATGA
- a CDS encoding ATP-binding protein, which translates to MPKLKFLDYIKPKTIQAYLVYMVTGMVLVQIGITWFLVSDLTSNTLKEQIGLRAMQTSQTIAEVPMIREALLAEDPGGNIQVMAENIRKKIGATYVVVGDATGKRYSHPVQELVGKYFVGGDTGPVLKEGKSYVSEAVGTLGPSMRSFVPVLGDNSKILGFVSVGYLTENVQKNITDHLNRPLWFIFGLTLIGLFSTAYIARHLKRVTLNLEPAEITNLYLERGAVLETIREGVIATDDKGEIRLANKAALNYTCFNSAELVGKMMGDVIPCAGLDHALTTGESEYDQERIVNGQELIFNIVPVLQGGEVKGLVASFRRKDELDRVSHELSSIQAYSELLRGQTHEYSNKLHTIAGLIQIEAYQEALDLVKCESSGYEDLIMFLNKAVPHPVIAAIVLGKFNRAKELKVPFDVDREGTMVDVPDWIKQEKIVTIVGNLLDNAFEAVVGCGKKDCKVQLSFTDLGNDIVFEVEDSGPGIPPDRIDHVFEKGVSSKGTGRRGLGLYLVKQRLDELGGFVSVSSDGAEGTLFSVIIPKIKRSGI; encoded by the coding sequence ATGCCTAAATTAAAATTTCTAGATTATATAAAACCGAAAACGATTCAGGCTTATCTTGTTTATATGGTAACCGGTATGGTCCTGGTCCAGATCGGTATTACCTGGTTTCTGGTTTCAGATCTTACATCGAATACTCTTAAGGAGCAGATCGGGCTTCGTGCAATGCAGACTTCGCAAACAATAGCCGAAGTTCCCATGATTCGCGAAGCTTTGCTGGCGGAAGATCCGGGCGGAAATATTCAAGTGATGGCTGAAAATATCCGGAAAAAAATAGGGGCGACATATGTTGTTGTCGGTGACGCTACAGGTAAACGTTACTCTCATCCTGTTCAGGAACTGGTGGGGAAGTATTTTGTAGGTGGTGATACTGGGCCTGTCTTAAAGGAAGGAAAGTCATATGTTTCGGAGGCGGTCGGAACTCTCGGACCTTCTATGCGCAGTTTTGTTCCTGTTTTAGGGGATAATTCTAAAATATTGGGTTTTGTCTCAGTTGGATATCTGACAGAAAATGTACAGAAAAACATTACCGATCATCTGAATAGACCCTTGTGGTTCATTTTCGGGCTTACTTTGATCGGCCTTTTCAGTACTGCATATATTGCCCGCCATTTGAAAAGGGTTACGCTAAACCTTGAGCCTGCCGAAATTACTAACCTTTATCTGGAACGCGGAGCTGTATTGGAAACTATCCGCGAGGGTGTAATCGCAACTGATGATAAGGGTGAAATCAGGCTGGCAAATAAAGCCGCACTCAACTACACCTGCTTTAATTCAGCTGAACTTGTCGGCAAAATGATGGGGGATGTGATTCCCTGTGCAGGTCTTGATCATGCCCTTACGACAGGGGAAAGTGAATATGATCAGGAGCGGATTGTTAACGGTCAGGAACTGATTTTTAACATAGTTCCGGTATTGCAGGGCGGCGAGGTAAAAGGGTTGGTTGCCAGTTTCCGGCGTAAAGATGAGCTTGATAGAGTCTCGCATGAATTATCGAGTATTCAGGCATATTCTGAGCTTTTGCGTGGTCAGACCCACGAATACTCTAACAAACTGCACACTATCGCCGGACTTATCCAGATAGAAGCGTATCAGGAAGCTCTTGATCTCGTTAAATGCGAATCGTCCGGGTATGAAGACCTGATTATGTTTCTTAATAAAGCTGTTCCGCATCCAGTAATTGCGGCAATTGTGCTGGGAAAATTCAATAGAGCTAAAGAACTGAAAGTACCGTTTGATGTTGATCGCGAAGGAACTATGGTAGATGTTCCGGATTGGATTAAACAGGAAAAAATTGTTACTATTGTAGGCAACTTACTGGATAATGCTTTTGAGGCCGTGGTCGGGTGCGGGAAAAAAGATTGCAAAGTGCAACTTTCTTTTACAGATCTCGGAAATGATATTGTATTTGAAGTTGAAGATTCAGGCCCCGGCATACCTCCTGACAGGATCGATCATGTTTTTGAGAAAGGTGTTTCTTCTAAAGGGACAGGGCGGCGCGGATTGGGTCTTTATCTGGTTAAGCAGAGACTTGATGAGCTTGGAGGTTTTGTCTCGGTTTCATCTGACGGGGCGGAAGGAACTTTGTTTTCTGTAATCATTCCTAAAATAAAGCGTAGTGGAATATGA
- a CDS encoding response regulator produces MNPIKVMVVEDDAKIADLHRRFTEKVEGFEVVAIAQGLDDAKEMIELFEPDLILLDLYFPEGTSLDMLREIRTKGLETDVILITAAREMGPLKEALRGGVFDYIIKPVILERFKACLTKFREYYSRLHNSETLEQKDVDNMRHPSAAASTPPLSVDLPKGIDPLTLKKVKNVFKDPDTVSGLSAENVGELIGASRSTTRRYLEYLVSIGFIYPDLVYGTVGRPERRYFRN; encoded by the coding sequence ATGAATCCGATCAAAGTCATGGTTGTAGAAGATGATGCCAAAATAGCGGATCTTCATCGTAGGTTTACTGAAAAAGTAGAAGGTTTTGAAGTTGTTGCCATTGCGCAGGGTCTTGATGATGCGAAAGAAATGATCGAATTATTCGAGCCTGACCTGATCTTGCTGGACCTCTATTTTCCGGAAGGTACAAGCCTTGATATGCTGCGCGAAATTCGCACAAAAGGGCTTGAAACTGATGTTATACTAATTACTGCCGCGCGCGAAATGGGGCCGCTTAAAGAAGCTCTTCGTGGTGGAGTTTTCGATTATATTATAAAGCCGGTTATTCTGGAAAGATTTAAAGCCTGTCTTACAAAGTTTCGCGAGTATTACAGCCGTTTGCATAATTCAGAAACATTGGAGCAGAAAGATGTCGATAATATGCGGCATCCCTCCGCGGCAGCTTCTACGCCGCCTCTGTCTGTAGATCTGCCGAAAGGTATAGATCCTCTCACTTTGAAGAAGGTAAAGAACGTTTTTAAAGACCCTGATACCGTGAGCGGTTTAAGTGCCGAAAATGTCGGAGAGCTTATCGGAGCAAGCAGGTCGACTACCCGTCGTTATCTTGAATACCTTGTCTCAATCGGTTTTATTTATCCTGACTTAGTTTATGGAACAGTCGGGCGACCTGAGCGCAGGTATTTCCGCAATTAA
- a CDS encoding DctP family TRAP transporter solute-binding subunit has translation MKRLITIMFVAFLVVTMSVPAFAGKVVLKLGHIAEPVHPYGQGAEKFAELVKEKSGGDIIVKVFPSSQLGGQKDLIEGLIYGTIDMALVGTAVLGQFQPQISLFDMPFLFENREHAYKSLDTVGMEIGKPLESKGIKLLGYMENGIRHVTNNVREVKTPADMQGLKIRVMTNKIYIEMMKSLGASPTPMAFGELYSAMQQGTVDGQENPSAHIWTKRFFEVQKYASKTAHSYAPEPLVMSMISWGRLDAKQQQVIMDAAKEAVAWQRDLSTQKDEEYWKLIEATGKIKVIEVDRSLFVEATKPVYEKFAPIVGQDNIDKVNALKK, from the coding sequence ATGAAACGTTTGATCACAATCATGTTTGTTGCTTTTTTAGTAGTAACAATGTCAGTTCCCGCATTTGCAGGAAAAGTTGTCCTTAAACTCGGTCACATTGCTGAGCCTGTTCATCCTTACGGACAGGGTGCTGAAAAATTCGCTGAACTGGTTAAAGAAAAATCAGGCGGCGATATCATTGTCAAAGTATTCCCCTCCTCACAGCTCGGCGGACAGAAAGACCTTATTGAAGGTCTGATCTACGGAACCATAGATATGGCTCTGGTCGGTACTGCCGTTTTAGGTCAATTCCAGCCGCAAATTTCTCTTTTTGATATGCCTTTCCTTTTCGAAAACAGAGAACATGCTTACAAATCACTCGATACTGTCGGTATGGAAATAGGTAAGCCTCTTGAATCAAAAGGCATCAAATTGCTCGGTTATATGGAAAACGGTATCCGCCACGTCACCAATAATGTTCGCGAGGTAAAAACACCTGCGGATATGCAAGGGCTCAAAATCAGAGTCATGACCAATAAAATCTACATTGAAATGATGAAGTCACTCGGCGCATCTCCTACACCCATGGCATTCGGAGAACTTTACTCTGCAATGCAGCAGGGAACTGTTGACGGTCAGGAAAATCCAAGTGCACACATCTGGACCAAACGGTTTTTTGAAGTTCAGAAATACGCTTCCAAAACAGCACATTCCTACGCACCGGAGCCTCTCGTAATGTCTATGATCAGCTGGGGAAGGCTCGATGCAAAACAGCAGCAGGTTATCATGGACGCAGCTAAAGAAGCCGTTGCATGGCAGCGCGACCTCTCAACCCAAAAAGATGAAGAATACTGGAAGCTCATCGAAGCAACCGGGAAAATCAAAGTTATTGAAGTTGATCGTTCACTCTTTGTGGAAGCAACCAAGCCTGTTTATGAAAAGTTTGCACCTATCGTAGGGCAGGATAATATTGATAAGGTTAACGCCCTTAAAAAATAG
- a CDS encoding TRAP transporter small permease, which translates to MDKLFDRLRAVLYWISVSSMTIMLGLIFFQVVSRYFFGHTFEWSEELARFLFVWVVFLGSALIMGESGHLAVQILPNKFKGTGVGVAIEILINLCSYAFTLLLLIQGAKMTSVMTFQMAPGLGISMSVVYSIIPISASLMMLYLFKDTVRIVKEISARKN; encoded by the coding sequence ATGGATAAATTATTTGATAGATTGCGCGCAGTTCTTTACTGGATTTCAGTATCCTCAATGACCATCATGCTGGGGTTGATTTTTTTTCAGGTTGTATCCCGTTATTTCTTCGGGCACACATTTGAATGGTCTGAAGAACTTGCAAGATTCTTGTTCGTATGGGTCGTCTTCCTGGGGTCAGCGCTGATCATGGGTGAAAGCGGGCATCTGGCAGTACAGATTCTGCCTAATAAATTTAAGGGTACAGGGGTAGGCGTCGCTATAGAGATTCTTATTAATCTTTGCAGTTATGCTTTTACATTGCTTCTCCTTATACAGGGAGCGAAAATGACCTCGGTAATGACATTTCAGATGGCCCCCGGGCTTGGGATTTCAATGAGCGTAGTCTATTCAATTATCCCGATCAGTGCCTCACTTATGATGCTCTACCTGTTTAAAGATACAGTGCGAATTGTCAAAGAAATCTCAGCACGGAAAAACTAG
- a CDS encoding TRAP transporter large permease translates to MEAVLLCTFLGLTFLGVPVAYALGLSVSVILYQYLNIPQVMITQVMYSGIDSFSFMAVPFFMLAGAFMSAGGVTKRLVNFAQSLVGSFTGGLAQVVAVSGMFFAAISGSSAATTAAIGSTMVDEMEKKGYRRELATGIVAAGGTVGIVIPPSITLVVFGVIAGTSIGDLFVGGLVPGLLMGFTMCIVSYFIAKKEGIPAEGSFSVMNVLRSFKESFWALMTPVIIIGGIYGGIFTPTEAAAVAAVYGIFVGFFIYKELTLKQFPKIIFQAVMGTTMIMFIVGAAKVFGWMLTNLEIPHHIGEYIVSLTSSPIVFLLLMNVLLLFIGTLINASAAIVILTPIFLPVAIKLGIDPLFFGVLMVVNLAIGCITPPVGLDLFVASAITKVPLEKVMKASTPYLIALLASLLLMTFCPAIITTLPNLLR, encoded by the coding sequence ATGGAAGCAGTATTATTATGCACTTTCTTAGGATTGACTTTCCTCGGAGTTCCGGTCGCTTACGCACTGGGACTTTCCGTTTCAGTAATTTTATATCAATATCTTAATATTCCGCAGGTCATGATTACTCAGGTCATGTATTCCGGAATTGATTCTTTCTCCTTTATGGCTGTTCCTTTTTTTATGCTTGCAGGGGCATTCATGTCAGCCGGTGGTGTAACTAAGAGACTGGTAAACTTTGCTCAGTCGCTGGTCGGCTCCTTTACCGGAGGTTTGGCTCAGGTTGTTGCTGTTTCCGGTATGTTCTTTGCGGCTATTTCAGGATCATCAGCAGCAACAACTGCTGCAATCGGTTCAACGATGGTCGATGAAATGGAAAAGAAAGGATATCGCCGTGAACTTGCAACAGGGATTGTTGCCGCCGGAGGAACTGTAGGGATTGTTATTCCGCCTTCTATCACATTGGTCGTTTTCGGTGTTATTGCCGGAACATCAATCGGTGATCTCTTTGTAGGCGGTTTGGTTCCCGGACTGCTCATGGGTTTTACCATGTGTATAGTCAGTTATTTTATTGCGAAAAAAGAAGGAATTCCTGCTGAAGGTTCATTTTCAGTTATGAATGTTCTCAGGTCTTTCAAAGAATCTTTCTGGGCACTTATGACTCCGGTAATTATTATCGGAGGAATTTATGGCGGTATTTTTACACCGACTGAGGCTGCTGCGGTTGCAGCCGTTTACGGCATCTTCGTCGGATTCTTTATCTATAAAGAACTTACGCTGAAACAATTCCCTAAAATTATCTTTCAGGCTGTAATGGGAACGACAATGATTATGTTTATTGTCGGAGCAGCAAAAGTTTTCGGGTGGATGCTCACCAATCTGGAAATACCTCATCATATCGGTGAATATATTGTTTCCCTTACAAGTTCTCCGATTGTGTTCCTTTTATTGATGAACGTATTGTTGCTGTTCATCGGAACGCTCATCAATGCTTCGGCAGCTATCGTTATTCTTACTCCTATCTTCCTGCCGGTAGCAATAAAACTTGGAATTGATCCTTTGTTCTTCGGAGTGTTGATGGTTGTCAACCTTGCAATCGGGTGTATTACTCCTCCGGTCGGATTGGATTTATTTGTTGCCAGTGCAATAACAAAAGTTCCACTGGAAAAAGTAATGAAGGCCTCAACCCCTTACCTTATTGCTTTGCTTGCCTCATTGCTTTTGATGACATTTTGTCCTGCAATTATCACTACTCTCCCTAATCTCTTACGCTAG